The following are encoded together in the Chaetodon trifascialis isolate fChaTrf1 chromosome 3, fChaTrf1.hap1, whole genome shotgun sequence genome:
- the slmapa gene encoding sarcolemma associated protein a isoform X1 gives MPSALAVFACRPNSHPFQERHVYLDEPVKIGRSVARCRPAQNNATFDCKVLSRNHALVWFDHKTGKFYLQDTKSSNGTFINSQRLSRGSEESPPCEVLSGDIIQFGVDVTENTRKVTHGCIVSTVKLFLPDGMEARRRSDVIQTPLPLPVDKVAANTPSMYSQELFQLSQYLQEALHREQMLEQKLATLQRLLASTQEASESSWQALIDEDRLLSRLEVMGSQLQSYSKSQTEEGMRKELLALQEDKHNYETTAKESLRRVLQEKIEVVRNLSEVERSLSNTEDECTHLKEMSERGQEELRELANKYNAAVNEIKELTDKIKAAEGRQEELTQRGATEKRELELRIEEMEEKEQVLQARIEALQADNDFTNERLAALQVRLEQLQEKSIKENNSLDVDIVSHGPVEEPVEDKQRPQTSESQEEDEDEEDTDTDDGAVGEDEAIHDNCHVNNSGGDSTRIQQLIECPPVKQLKETVSSSIHKLANFDEVMDAHLQNNQTAADDILASPDRLKGNQMDAKESDMSDTLSPSKDRSSDDTSDGNMDDQELNEPQNRVALLKAELHRAGLEPGDTEQVIHHLHRELLEAQELANTGKQRCLELQALLEDERRSNSQQTEESTKQIQYLQTQLGKLQADMEALREQRESTICTTREELYSAQEEILVLRHAMEAATAEREREIAALQADLGSVRSELEHWRNTAAKYEEEISRLQEAFTQHQQQQNTATQLQAECVTLQQRCVCLQQDCDGLRAERTALTDKLHRLETELSSTKEQSQVLSSSLESLEKRKEVLQDKLGSLENQHLQDASKLRSQLDQAQAHTHTLQREYEDTQSQLLDLRQRYERTEKEKLNIHQELEQCRSSLKLLQDKTSSSGWSPWMPVIAVMVAVTAAVLYPNLSKSSST, from the exons ttctACCTGCAGGACACTAAAAGCAGCAACGGGACATTCATCAACAGCCAGAGGTTGAGTCGCGGCTCGGAGGAGAGTCCGCCCTGCGAGGTCCTCTCCGGCGACATCATTCAGTTTGGTGTCGATGTCACTGAGAACACACGCAAAG TTACTCATGGCTGCATCGTGTCAACAGTCAAACTCTTTCTACCTGATGGGATGGAGGCACGCCGAAGAAGCGA CGTCATCCAGACTCCATTACCACTACCTGTAGACAAG GTTGCGGCCAACACTCCCAGTATGTATTCTCAGGAACTGTTCCAACTCTCCCAGTATCTACAG GAGGCCTTACACAGAGAGCAGATGTTGGAGCAGAAACTAGCCACTCTGCAGCGTCTGCTAGCCAGCACTCAGGAGgcctcagagagcagctggcAG GCTCTGATTGATGAAGACCGTCTGCTCTCCAGACTGGAGGTGATGGGCAGTCAGCTGCAGTCTTACTCTAAG TCCCAGACGGAGGAAGGGATGCGCAAGGAGCTCTTGGCTCTTCAGGAGGACAAACACAACTATGAGACAACAGCGAAGGAGTCTCTGAGGAGAGTCCTGCAGGAGAAGATCGAGGTGGTCCGGAATCTGTCAGAGGTGGAG cgCTCACTCAGTAACACAGAGGATGAGTGCACACACCTGAAGGAGATGTCTGAGAGGggccaggaggagctgagggagctCGCCAATAAGTACAACGCCGCCGTCAACGAGATCAAGGAGCTCACTGACAAAATTAAG gcgGCGGAGGGGCGGCAGGAGGAGCTGACCCAGCGGGGAGCGACGGAGAAGAGGGAGTTGGAGCTGCGGAtcgaggagatggaggagaaggagcaggttCTCCAGGCTCGCATTGAAGCTCTGCAGGCTGACAACGACTTCACCAATGAGAGGCTCGCCGCCCTgcagg tgCGGTTAGAACAGCTACAAGAGAAAAGCATTAAAGAGAACAACAGTCTGG ATGTCGACATTGTCTCCCACGGACCGGTAGAGGAGCCTGTCGAGGACAAACAGAGGCCGCAGACATCTGAGAGccaggaggaagacgaggatgaggaggatacAGACACAGATGATGGTGCAGTTGGTGAAGATGAAGCTATTCATG ACAACTGTCATGTTAACAACAGCGGAGGAGACTCGACTAGAATCCAACAGTTGATTGAGTGTCCGC CGGTCAAACAGCTGAAGGAGACTGTGAGCTCTTCAATCCACAAACTGGCCAACTTTGATG aagtGATGGACGCACACCTACAGAACaaccagacagcagcagacgaCATCCTGGCCAGTCCTGATCGGCTCAAag ggaATCAGATGGATGCCAAAGAGTCAGACATGTCAGACACTCTGAGTCCCAGTAAAGACCGCAGCAGTGACGATACGTCAG acggCAACATGGACGACCAGGAGTTGAATGAACCACAGAACAGAGTAGCTCTCCTCAAAG CTGAGTTGCATCGGGCCGGTCTAGAGCCTGGAGACACGGAGCAGGTCATCCACCATCTCCACAGAGAGCTTCTGGAAGCCCAGGAATTAGCCAACACTGGCAAGCAGAGATGTCTGGAGCTACAAG ctctgctggaggacgagaggaggagTAACTCTCAGCAGACTGAGGAGTCGACCAAACAGATCCAGTACCTGCAGA ctcAGCTTGGGAAACTGCAGGCTGACATGGAGGCACtaagggagcagagggagagcaccATCTGCACCACCAGAGAGGAGCTTTACTCCGCCCAGGAGGAG ATTCTCGTCTTGCGGCACGCCATGGAGGCGGCCACGGCGGAGCGCGAGCGTGAGATCGCCGCCCTGCAGGCTGACCTGGGCAGCGTGCGATCTGAGCTGGAGCACTGGAGGAACACGGCCGCCAAGTACGAGGAGGAGATCAGCCGGCTGCAGGAGGCcttcacacagcatcaacagcagcagaacaccGCCACCCAGCTGCAGG CCGAGTGTGTTACATTGCAGCAGcggtgtgtctgtttgcagcaGGACTGTGACGGTTTGAGAGCGGAACGGACAGCTCTCACAGACAAACTGCACCGCCTTGAGACTGAGCTgagcag CACCAAGGAGCAGAGCCAGGTCCTCAGCAGCAGTCTGGAGTCTctggagaagaggaaggaggttCTACAGGACAAATTAGGTTCTCTGGAGAATCAACATTTACAGGACGCAAGCAAGCTGAGGAGCCAGCTGGACCAGGCccaggcccacacacacacactgcagagagag TATGAAGACACACAGTCCCAGCTGTTGGACCTCCGTCAGCGTTATGAGagaacagagaaggagaagctgaACATCCaccaggagctggagcagtgCAGGAGcagcctgaagctgctgcaggacaagACCAGCTCT AGCGGCTGGAGCCCCTGGATGCCGGTCATCGCAGTGATGGTCGCCGTGACGGCAGCCGTCCTCTACCCCAACCTCTCCAAGAGCAGCTCCAcctag
- the slmapa gene encoding sarcolemma associated protein a isoform X9, which produces MYSQELFQLSQYLQEALHREQMLEQKLATLQRLLASTQEASESSWQALIDEDRLLSRLEVMGSQLQSYSKSQTEEGMRKELLALQEDKHNYETTAKESLRRVLQEKIEVVRNLSEVERSLSNTEDECTHLKEMSERGQEELRELANKYNAAVNEIKELTDKIKAAEGRQEELTQRGATEKRELELRIEEMEEKEQVLQARIEALQADNDFTNERLAALQVRLEQLQEKSIKENNSLDVDIVSHGPVEEPVEDKQRPQTSESQEEDEDEEDTDTDDGAVGEDEAIHDNCHVNNSGGDSTRIQQLIECPPVKQLKETVSSSIHKLANFDEVMDAHLQNNQTAADDILASPDRLKGNQMDAKESDMSDTLSPSKDRSSDDTSDGNMDDQELNEPQNRVALLKAELHRAGLEPGDTEQVIHHLHRELLEAQELANTGKQRCLELQALLEDERRSNSQQTEESTKQIQYLQTQLGKLQADMEALREQRESTICTTREELYSAQEEILVLRHAMEAATAEREREIAALQADLGSVRSELEHWRNTAAKYEEEISRLQEAFTQHQQQQNTATQLQAECVTLQQRCVCLQQDCDGLRAERTALTDKLHRLETELSSTKEQSQVLSSSLESLEKRKEVLQDKLGSLENQHLQDASKLRSQLDQAQAHTHTLQREYEDTQSQLLDLRQRYERTEKEKLNIHQELEQCRSSLKLLQDKTSSSGWSPWMPVIAVMVAVTAAVLYPNLSKSSST; this is translated from the exons ATGTATTCTCAGGAACTGTTCCAACTCTCCCAGTATCTACAG GAGGCCTTACACAGAGAGCAGATGTTGGAGCAGAAACTAGCCACTCTGCAGCGTCTGCTAGCCAGCACTCAGGAGgcctcagagagcagctggcAG GCTCTGATTGATGAAGACCGTCTGCTCTCCAGACTGGAGGTGATGGGCAGTCAGCTGCAGTCTTACTCTAAG TCCCAGACGGAGGAAGGGATGCGCAAGGAGCTCTTGGCTCTTCAGGAGGACAAACACAACTATGAGACAACAGCGAAGGAGTCTCTGAGGAGAGTCCTGCAGGAGAAGATCGAGGTGGTCCGGAATCTGTCAGAGGTGGAG cgCTCACTCAGTAACACAGAGGATGAGTGCACACACCTGAAGGAGATGTCTGAGAGGggccaggaggagctgagggagctCGCCAATAAGTACAACGCCGCCGTCAACGAGATCAAGGAGCTCACTGACAAAATTAAG gcgGCGGAGGGGCGGCAGGAGGAGCTGACCCAGCGGGGAGCGACGGAGAAGAGGGAGTTGGAGCTGCGGAtcgaggagatggaggagaaggagcaggttCTCCAGGCTCGCATTGAAGCTCTGCAGGCTGACAACGACTTCACCAATGAGAGGCTCGCCGCCCTgcagg tgCGGTTAGAACAGCTACAAGAGAAAAGCATTAAAGAGAACAACAGTCTGG ATGTCGACATTGTCTCCCACGGACCGGTAGAGGAGCCTGTCGAGGACAAACAGAGGCCGCAGACATCTGAGAGccaggaggaagacgaggatgaggaggatacAGACACAGATGATGGTGCAGTTGGTGAAGATGAAGCTATTCATG ACAACTGTCATGTTAACAACAGCGGAGGAGACTCGACTAGAATCCAACAGTTGATTGAGTGTCCGC CGGTCAAACAGCTGAAGGAGACTGTGAGCTCTTCAATCCACAAACTGGCCAACTTTGATG aagtGATGGACGCACACCTACAGAACaaccagacagcagcagacgaCATCCTGGCCAGTCCTGATCGGCTCAAag ggaATCAGATGGATGCCAAAGAGTCAGACATGTCAGACACTCTGAGTCCCAGTAAAGACCGCAGCAGTGACGATACGTCAG acggCAACATGGACGACCAGGAGTTGAATGAACCACAGAACAGAGTAGCTCTCCTCAAAG CTGAGTTGCATCGGGCCGGTCTAGAGCCTGGAGACACGGAGCAGGTCATCCACCATCTCCACAGAGAGCTTCTGGAAGCCCAGGAATTAGCCAACACTGGCAAGCAGAGATGTCTGGAGCTACAAG ctctgctggaggacgagaggaggagTAACTCTCAGCAGACTGAGGAGTCGACCAAACAGATCCAGTACCTGCAGA ctcAGCTTGGGAAACTGCAGGCTGACATGGAGGCACtaagggagcagagggagagcaccATCTGCACCACCAGAGAGGAGCTTTACTCCGCCCAGGAGGAG ATTCTCGTCTTGCGGCACGCCATGGAGGCGGCCACGGCGGAGCGCGAGCGTGAGATCGCCGCCCTGCAGGCTGACCTGGGCAGCGTGCGATCTGAGCTGGAGCACTGGAGGAACACGGCCGCCAAGTACGAGGAGGAGATCAGCCGGCTGCAGGAGGCcttcacacagcatcaacagcagcagaacaccGCCACCCAGCTGCAGG CCGAGTGTGTTACATTGCAGCAGcggtgtgtctgtttgcagcaGGACTGTGACGGTTTGAGAGCGGAACGGACAGCTCTCACAGACAAACTGCACCGCCTTGAGACTGAGCTgagcag CACCAAGGAGCAGAGCCAGGTCCTCAGCAGCAGTCTGGAGTCTctggagaagaggaaggaggttCTACAGGACAAATTAGGTTCTCTGGAGAATCAACATTTACAGGACGCAAGCAAGCTGAGGAGCCAGCTGGACCAGGCccaggcccacacacacacactgcagagagag TATGAAGACACACAGTCCCAGCTGTTGGACCTCCGTCAGCGTTATGAGagaacagagaaggagaagctgaACATCCaccaggagctggagcagtgCAGGAGcagcctgaagctgctgcaggacaagACCAGCTCT AGCGGCTGGAGCCCCTGGATGCCGGTCATCGCAGTGATGGTCGCCGTGACGGCAGCCGTCCTCTACCCCAACCTCTCCAAGAGCAGCTCCAcctag
- the slmapa gene encoding sarcolemma associated protein a isoform X5, with the protein MPSALAVFACRPNSHPFQERHVYLDEPVKIGRSVARCRPAQNNATFDCKVLSRNHALVWFDHKTGKFYLQDTKSSNGTFINSQRLSRGSEESPPCEVLSGDIIQFGVDVTENTRKVTHGCIVSTVKLFLPDGMEARRRSDVIQTPLPLPVDKVAANTPSMYSQELFQLSQYLQEALHREQMLEQKLATLQRLLASTQEASESSWQALIDEDRLLSRLEVMGSQLQSYSKSQTEEGMRKELLALQEDKHNYETTAKESLRRVLQEKIEVVRNLSEVERSLSNTEDECTHLKEMSERGQEELRELANKYNAAVNEIKELTDKIKAAEGRQEELTQRGATEKRELELRIEEMEEKEQVLQARIEALQADNDFTNERLAALQVRLEQLQEKSIKENNSLDNCHVNNSGGDSTRIQQLIECPPVKQLKETVSSSIHKLANFDEVMDAHLQNNQTAADDILASPDRLKGNQMDAKESDMSDTLSPSKDRSSDDTSDGNMDDQELNEPQNRVALLKAELHRAGLEPGDTEQVIHHLHRELLEAQELANTGKQRCLELQALLEDERRSNSQQTEESTKQIQYLQTQLGKLQADMEALREQRESTICTTREELYSAQEEILVLRHAMEAATAEREREIAALQADLGSVRSELEHWRNTAAKYEEEISRLQEAFTQHQQQQNTATQLQAECVTLQQRCVCLQQDCDGLRAERTALTDKLHRLETELSSTKEQSQVLSSSLESLEKRKEVLQDKLGSLENQHLQDASKLRSQLDQAQAHTHTLQREYEDTQSQLLDLRQRYERTEKEKLNIHQELEQCRSSLKLLQDKTSSPSILQPVQAIFIGLVLALLYWCFGQLW; encoded by the exons ttctACCTGCAGGACACTAAAAGCAGCAACGGGACATTCATCAACAGCCAGAGGTTGAGTCGCGGCTCGGAGGAGAGTCCGCCCTGCGAGGTCCTCTCCGGCGACATCATTCAGTTTGGTGTCGATGTCACTGAGAACACACGCAAAG TTACTCATGGCTGCATCGTGTCAACAGTCAAACTCTTTCTACCTGATGGGATGGAGGCACGCCGAAGAAGCGA CGTCATCCAGACTCCATTACCACTACCTGTAGACAAG GTTGCGGCCAACACTCCCAGTATGTATTCTCAGGAACTGTTCCAACTCTCCCAGTATCTACAG GAGGCCTTACACAGAGAGCAGATGTTGGAGCAGAAACTAGCCACTCTGCAGCGTCTGCTAGCCAGCACTCAGGAGgcctcagagagcagctggcAG GCTCTGATTGATGAAGACCGTCTGCTCTCCAGACTGGAGGTGATGGGCAGTCAGCTGCAGTCTTACTCTAAG TCCCAGACGGAGGAAGGGATGCGCAAGGAGCTCTTGGCTCTTCAGGAGGACAAACACAACTATGAGACAACAGCGAAGGAGTCTCTGAGGAGAGTCCTGCAGGAGAAGATCGAGGTGGTCCGGAATCTGTCAGAGGTGGAG cgCTCACTCAGTAACACAGAGGATGAGTGCACACACCTGAAGGAGATGTCTGAGAGGggccaggaggagctgagggagctCGCCAATAAGTACAACGCCGCCGTCAACGAGATCAAGGAGCTCACTGACAAAATTAAG gcgGCGGAGGGGCGGCAGGAGGAGCTGACCCAGCGGGGAGCGACGGAGAAGAGGGAGTTGGAGCTGCGGAtcgaggagatggaggagaaggagcaggttCTCCAGGCTCGCATTGAAGCTCTGCAGGCTGACAACGACTTCACCAATGAGAGGCTCGCCGCCCTgcagg tgCGGTTAGAACAGCTACAAGAGAAAAGCATTAAAGAGAACAACAGTCTGG ACAACTGTCATGTTAACAACAGCGGAGGAGACTCGACTAGAATCCAACAGTTGATTGAGTGTCCGC CGGTCAAACAGCTGAAGGAGACTGTGAGCTCTTCAATCCACAAACTGGCCAACTTTGATG aagtGATGGACGCACACCTACAGAACaaccagacagcagcagacgaCATCCTGGCCAGTCCTGATCGGCTCAAag ggaATCAGATGGATGCCAAAGAGTCAGACATGTCAGACACTCTGAGTCCCAGTAAAGACCGCAGCAGTGACGATACGTCAG acggCAACATGGACGACCAGGAGTTGAATGAACCACAGAACAGAGTAGCTCTCCTCAAAG CTGAGTTGCATCGGGCCGGTCTAGAGCCTGGAGACACGGAGCAGGTCATCCACCATCTCCACAGAGAGCTTCTGGAAGCCCAGGAATTAGCCAACACTGGCAAGCAGAGATGTCTGGAGCTACAAG ctctgctggaggacgagaggaggagTAACTCTCAGCAGACTGAGGAGTCGACCAAACAGATCCAGTACCTGCAGA ctcAGCTTGGGAAACTGCAGGCTGACATGGAGGCACtaagggagcagagggagagcaccATCTGCACCACCAGAGAGGAGCTTTACTCCGCCCAGGAGGAG ATTCTCGTCTTGCGGCACGCCATGGAGGCGGCCACGGCGGAGCGCGAGCGTGAGATCGCCGCCCTGCAGGCTGACCTGGGCAGCGTGCGATCTGAGCTGGAGCACTGGAGGAACACGGCCGCCAAGTACGAGGAGGAGATCAGCCGGCTGCAGGAGGCcttcacacagcatcaacagcagcagaacaccGCCACCCAGCTGCAGG CCGAGTGTGTTACATTGCAGCAGcggtgtgtctgtttgcagcaGGACTGTGACGGTTTGAGAGCGGAACGGACAGCTCTCACAGACAAACTGCACCGCCTTGAGACTGAGCTgagcag CACCAAGGAGCAGAGCCAGGTCCTCAGCAGCAGTCTGGAGTCTctggagaagaggaaggaggttCTACAGGACAAATTAGGTTCTCTGGAGAATCAACATTTACAGGACGCAAGCAAGCTGAGGAGCCAGCTGGACCAGGCccaggcccacacacacacactgcagagagag TATGAAGACACACAGTCCCAGCTGTTGGACCTCCGTCAGCGTTATGAGagaacagagaaggagaagctgaACATCCaccaggagctggagcagtgCAGGAGcagcctgaagctgctgcaggacaagACCAGCTCT CCATCCATATTGCAGCCTGTCCAAGCCATATTCATTGGCCTTGTCCTGGCTCTGCTCTACTGGTGTTTCGGCCAGTTGTGGTAG
- the slmapa gene encoding sarcolemma associated protein a isoform X2: MPSALAVFACRPNSHPFQERHVYLDEPVKIGRSVARCRPAQNNATFDCKVLSRNHALVWFDHKTGKFYLQDTKSSNGTFINSQRLSRGSEESPPCEVLSGDIIQFGVDVTENTRKVTHGCIVSTVKLFLPDGMEARRRSDVIQTPLPLPVDKVAANTPSMYSQELFQLSQYLQEALHREQMLEQKLATLQRLLASTQEASESSWQALIDEDRLLSRLEVMGSQLQSYSKSQTEEGMRKELLALQEDKHNYETTAKESLRRVLQEKIEVVRNLSEVERSLSNTEDECTHLKEMSERGQEELRELANKYNAAVNEIKELTDKIKAAEGRQEELTQRGATEKRELELRIEEMEEKEQVLQARIEALQADNDFTNERLAALQVRLEQLQEKSIKENNSLDVDIVSHGPVEEPVEDKQRPQTSESQEEDEDEEDTDTDDGAVGEDEAIHDNCHVNNSGGDSTRIQQLIECPPVKQLKETVSSSIHKLANFDEVMDAHLQNNQTAADDILASPDRLKGNQMDAKESDMSDTLSPSKDRSSDDTSDGNMDDQELNEPQNRVALLKAELHRAGLEPGDTEQVIHHLHRELLEAQELANTGKQRCLELQALLEDERRSNSQQTEESTKQIQYLQTQLGKLQADMEALREQRESTICTTREELYSAQEEILVLRHAMEAATAEREREIAALQADLGSVRSELEHWRNTAAKYEEEISRLQEAFTQHQQQQNTATQLQAECVTLQQRCVCLQQDCDGLRAERTALTDKLHRLETELSSTKEQSQVLSSSLESLEKRKEVLQDKLGSLENQHLQDASKLRSQLDQAQAHTHTLQREYEDTQSQLLDLRQRYERTEKEKLNIHQELEQCRSSLKLLQDKTSSPSILQPVQAIFIGLVLALLYWCFGQLW, translated from the exons ttctACCTGCAGGACACTAAAAGCAGCAACGGGACATTCATCAACAGCCAGAGGTTGAGTCGCGGCTCGGAGGAGAGTCCGCCCTGCGAGGTCCTCTCCGGCGACATCATTCAGTTTGGTGTCGATGTCACTGAGAACACACGCAAAG TTACTCATGGCTGCATCGTGTCAACAGTCAAACTCTTTCTACCTGATGGGATGGAGGCACGCCGAAGAAGCGA CGTCATCCAGACTCCATTACCACTACCTGTAGACAAG GTTGCGGCCAACACTCCCAGTATGTATTCTCAGGAACTGTTCCAACTCTCCCAGTATCTACAG GAGGCCTTACACAGAGAGCAGATGTTGGAGCAGAAACTAGCCACTCTGCAGCGTCTGCTAGCCAGCACTCAGGAGgcctcagagagcagctggcAG GCTCTGATTGATGAAGACCGTCTGCTCTCCAGACTGGAGGTGATGGGCAGTCAGCTGCAGTCTTACTCTAAG TCCCAGACGGAGGAAGGGATGCGCAAGGAGCTCTTGGCTCTTCAGGAGGACAAACACAACTATGAGACAACAGCGAAGGAGTCTCTGAGGAGAGTCCTGCAGGAGAAGATCGAGGTGGTCCGGAATCTGTCAGAGGTGGAG cgCTCACTCAGTAACACAGAGGATGAGTGCACACACCTGAAGGAGATGTCTGAGAGGggccaggaggagctgagggagctCGCCAATAAGTACAACGCCGCCGTCAACGAGATCAAGGAGCTCACTGACAAAATTAAG gcgGCGGAGGGGCGGCAGGAGGAGCTGACCCAGCGGGGAGCGACGGAGAAGAGGGAGTTGGAGCTGCGGAtcgaggagatggaggagaaggagcaggttCTCCAGGCTCGCATTGAAGCTCTGCAGGCTGACAACGACTTCACCAATGAGAGGCTCGCCGCCCTgcagg tgCGGTTAGAACAGCTACAAGAGAAAAGCATTAAAGAGAACAACAGTCTGG ATGTCGACATTGTCTCCCACGGACCGGTAGAGGAGCCTGTCGAGGACAAACAGAGGCCGCAGACATCTGAGAGccaggaggaagacgaggatgaggaggatacAGACACAGATGATGGTGCAGTTGGTGAAGATGAAGCTATTCATG ACAACTGTCATGTTAACAACAGCGGAGGAGACTCGACTAGAATCCAACAGTTGATTGAGTGTCCGC CGGTCAAACAGCTGAAGGAGACTGTGAGCTCTTCAATCCACAAACTGGCCAACTTTGATG aagtGATGGACGCACACCTACAGAACaaccagacagcagcagacgaCATCCTGGCCAGTCCTGATCGGCTCAAag ggaATCAGATGGATGCCAAAGAGTCAGACATGTCAGACACTCTGAGTCCCAGTAAAGACCGCAGCAGTGACGATACGTCAG acggCAACATGGACGACCAGGAGTTGAATGAACCACAGAACAGAGTAGCTCTCCTCAAAG CTGAGTTGCATCGGGCCGGTCTAGAGCCTGGAGACACGGAGCAGGTCATCCACCATCTCCACAGAGAGCTTCTGGAAGCCCAGGAATTAGCCAACACTGGCAAGCAGAGATGTCTGGAGCTACAAG ctctgctggaggacgagaggaggagTAACTCTCAGCAGACTGAGGAGTCGACCAAACAGATCCAGTACCTGCAGA ctcAGCTTGGGAAACTGCAGGCTGACATGGAGGCACtaagggagcagagggagagcaccATCTGCACCACCAGAGAGGAGCTTTACTCCGCCCAGGAGGAG ATTCTCGTCTTGCGGCACGCCATGGAGGCGGCCACGGCGGAGCGCGAGCGTGAGATCGCCGCCCTGCAGGCTGACCTGGGCAGCGTGCGATCTGAGCTGGAGCACTGGAGGAACACGGCCGCCAAGTACGAGGAGGAGATCAGCCGGCTGCAGGAGGCcttcacacagcatcaacagcagcagaacaccGCCACCCAGCTGCAGG CCGAGTGTGTTACATTGCAGCAGcggtgtgtctgtttgcagcaGGACTGTGACGGTTTGAGAGCGGAACGGACAGCTCTCACAGACAAACTGCACCGCCTTGAGACTGAGCTgagcag CACCAAGGAGCAGAGCCAGGTCCTCAGCAGCAGTCTGGAGTCTctggagaagaggaaggaggttCTACAGGACAAATTAGGTTCTCTGGAGAATCAACATTTACAGGACGCAAGCAAGCTGAGGAGCCAGCTGGACCAGGCccaggcccacacacacacactgcagagagag TATGAAGACACACAGTCCCAGCTGTTGGACCTCCGTCAGCGTTATGAGagaacagagaaggagaagctgaACATCCaccaggagctggagcagtgCAGGAGcagcctgaagctgctgcaggacaagACCAGCTCT CCATCCATATTGCAGCCTGTCCAAGCCATATTCATTGGCCTTGTCCTGGCTCTGCTCTACTGGTGTTTCGGCCAGTTGTGGTAG